The Amycolatopsis umgeniensis DNA segment CTCCGCGGAAGAGTCCGTCGACAAGGCGTTCTGCCAGGTCGTCGACGAACTCGGGCTCGAACTGCCCGCCGATCCGACGGCCGCCCGCTGGCAGCTGGTCCACGGCTGGCTCACCGCGATGGTCGAGGGCGACCTCTCACCCGCCGCCGGCGGCGCGCTGGTCAGCGAGGTCGGCGAGCTGCTCGGCTCCCCGCCGTCGCTGCGGGGGATCACGCGCTGGTCGGCGATGCTCGACAGCTGGATCCCGACCGATCTCACCCCGAGAGATGTCTGCGAAGTGCCGATCCTCGAAGAAGCGGCAGAGCTGCTCGAAGGTTCCTGGCCTCCTCGCCCGCGTCACCCGTAAGGCGCCGGTTTCTGTCGTACATGTGTTCTAAAATAGTCGTTGTACAGGAGGAACAGCGGCGAAAGGCAGACACGGATGGCCTACATCACCCTGCCCACGTTCGTGGGGTACAGCACGAGCTCGGGTCCCTCTCGTTCCTCGTTCGTCCGGCGCTGGCGCCGTCAGTACGAGGATCCGGCCCGGGGCGGGTTCAACTTCTACCTCCGCGCCGCCAACGCGATCCGTGCCGGGCGGATCTCCGGACGGGATCGCGAGGTGCTGCGTGCCCTCGTCGAGAACGCGGACGAGCGCACGCGGCCGCACTACACCGACATCGCCAACGGCTGGCTGCGCTACGTCGGGCGGCGTGACCTGCGGCTGGCCGAGGTCGGCCGGTCCCGATGGCGGCTCGGCACGCTCGAGGTGGGCATCAACCCGCACCTCGGCCTGCGTAAGGGCGACGGCCCCGTCTACGTCACCTGGCTCTACTTCAAGGAGGAACCGTTGAGCCGGGACGCGGCGCAGCTGGTGCTGTGGCTGCTCGAACAGACCATGGACGACCTGCGGCCCGGCGGGCGCCCGTTGGTGGTCGACGTCCGGCGTTCGAAGGAGTTCGCGTTGTCGCCGCGAGATCGCGACAAGGTGCGGCCGTGGGTACGGAGTGAGGCCTCGGCCTTCATGAGCCTTTGGGAGGCGGCCGCGTGAACGAGCGACGGCGAGCCCGCATTCGGTGGGCTCGCCGTTCACGCACCGTCATTCTCACGGTTCCGGCGGCTGCGCAAGACACCTGATCAGGTGACAGTTTCGCGGAGTATGCCCACGAGCTGGACAACTTGGGCCCCGAACACGAAGCTTTCCCAGTCTTAATCGGCCGAACCACCGAGGGTCGCTCGTGAACAACGCTTGGGAAGCCGTCTCCAGGGTCGCAGATGAGCCGGCTTGGTACTGGGTCTACGACAAGCTCGCGTTCTGGCCGAGTACGTACGCGCACGCGTGGCCGGGCTTCCGTGAGCCCGCTCCGTCCGTCGCGTGGGATCTCGCGCCCGGGGGACTGGACAGGTCGACGGCCGAGTTCAGGCACGGCCCGTACGCCGTCGAGCAGAACGACGTCGCCCGTGTCGCGCTCTCGGCGTTGAAGGAGTGTGTCGCCGAGGACGAGTGGGTCTGGGTGTTGCACTGGCAGCACCAGTCGTACCGCTTCTACCCGCATCGGCACGCCGCGCTCGACCCGTGGCCGGTCCCGGTGTTCCCGCGTACGGACTATCACCTGTTCCTGGCGAACGACTTCCGCTTCGGCACGCTCGGGCATCCCTGGGAACGGACCTTGTGCGTCTACGGCGAGAAGCTCGTGCCCGCCTTCGAGAAGCACGGCGAGAGGGTCTTCAAGAACGCGCTCCGGCGCAACGGCGCGCCTGCCGCGTTGGCGGGCTGACCGCCGTCCGGCGGGCGGACCTGCCTAAACTCAGGCGGGTGTTCGAATATCACGGGTGGGTGACCATCCAAGCGAGCCCTTCCGGCGACGATGACGCGGCGCTGCTCGAGCGCATCGTCGAGCGGGTGCACCGCGCCGTCCGCGATTTCGACGACGGCGATCTGGTGGACCTGCGCTGGGCCGCCGGGGTGCCGGTGCTGCATCTGGGCGGGATGGACAAACACGGCACGGCGATCGCGCCCGAGCTGGTGGACCTGTTCACCCGCGTCGGCGACCTCGCGCCCGGTTCGTACGGTCTCCTGCACGTCTGGGACGACCAGGATCCCGCGCACGACAACGAATTCAAGGTGTACCGGATGGCACGCGGCCTGGTCACCGAACGCGGCGACGACCACCTGTCCCCGGTCTCGCCCACCGTG contains these protein-coding regions:
- a CDS encoding Imm7 family immunity protein, translating into MFEYHGWVTIQASPSGDDDAALLERIVERVHRAVRDFDDGDLVDLRWAAGVPVLHLGGMDKHGTAIAPELVDLFTRVGDLAPGSYGLLHVWDDQDPAHDNEFKVYRMARGLVTERGDDHLSPVSPTVIDGYEI
- a CDS encoding DUF2716 domain-containing protein produces the protein MNNAWEAVSRVADEPAWYWVYDKLAFWPSTYAHAWPGFREPAPSVAWDLAPGGLDRSTAEFRHGPYAVEQNDVARVALSALKECVAEDEWVWVLHWQHQSYRFYPHRHAALDPWPVPVFPRTDYHLFLANDFRFGTLGHPWERTLCVYGEKLVPAFEKHGERVFKNALRRNGAPAALAG